A stretch of Lactuca sativa cultivar Salinas chromosome 6, Lsat_Salinas_v11, whole genome shotgun sequence DNA encodes these proteins:
- the LOC111895911 gene encoding F-box/LRR-repeat protein At3g48880 isoform X2, which yields MEQRDWNELPIHCLVEIFGRVGVESLVDTIPLVCKYWYDATFYPQCWEQLIFTKSRCLQSSKPPKPILEIDEDSWSDFCLMKPLDYTKYADDSVDKFLQFAIKRSHGLVTTIVFHPESVLKAGQIAWIAQRCPSLKQLVLPSYLSYVINFEVSNSICNCKKLEALQIASLIGLKKTIANISKHCHNFNHLSIYVPWLDADVALAIASQLPHIKTLDLKYSAIERDDLIVILKGCQELEQLDVSKFKGVAGDHEIQELASRIRVFKHEGSRALYSSIIQLS from the exons atgGAACAAAGAGATTGGAACGAGTTGCCCATTCACTGTCTCGTTGAGATTTTTGGGAGAGTCGGAGTTGAATCACTCGTAGACACTATTCCTTTAGTCTGCAAGTATTGGTATGATGCTACATTCTATCCTCAATGTTGGGAACAACTCATCTTTACTAAATCCCGCTGTTTACAAAGTTCCAAACCTCCGAAGCCGATATTGGAAATAGACGAGGATTCATGGTCAGATTTTTGTCTGATGAAGCCACTTGACTATACCAAGTATGCCGATGATTCAGTAGACAAGTTCCTTCAATTTGCAATCAAGCGTAGCCATGGACTTGTAACCACGATTGTGTTTCACCCTGAATCGGTTTTGAAAGCAGGTCAAATTGCATGGATAGCTCAAAG ATGTCCCTCTTTAAAGCAATTGGTTTTACCAAGCTATTTGAGCTATGTGATTAACTTTGAAGTGTCAAACTCTATCTGCAACTGCAAAAAATTAGAGGCTTTACAAATTGCATCTTTGATCGGATTGAAGAAAACCATTGCCAACATTAGTAAACACTGTCACAACTTCAATCATTTAAGTATTTATGTTCCATGGCTCGATGCAGATGTGGCTTTAGCCATAGCGTCCCAACTACCACACATTAAGACTCTAGATTTAAAGTATTCGGCCATTGAAAGGGACGATCTAATCGTGATCCTAAAAGGGTGCCAGGAACTTGAGCAACTCGATGTTAGCAAGTTTAAAGGTGTGGCTGGCGATCACGAGATACAGGAACTTGCAAGTCGTATTCGTGTATTTAAACATGAGGGATCTCGTGCCTTATATTCATCAATAATACAGTTGTCGTAA
- the LOC111895911 gene encoding F-box/LRR-repeat protein At3g48880 isoform X1, with protein MNFLMLLMHDIAENYWRLPAFFFSKMEQRDWNELPIHCLVEIFGRVGVESLVDTIPLVCKYWYDATFYPQCWEQLIFTKSRCLQSSKPPKPILEIDEDSWSDFCLMKPLDYTKYADDSVDKFLQFAIKRSHGLVTTIVFHPESVLKAGQIAWIAQRCPSLKQLVLPSYLSYVINFEVSNSICNCKKLEALQIASLIGLKKTIANISKHCHNFNHLSIYVPWLDADVALAIASQLPHIKTLDLKYSAIERDDLIVILKGCQELEQLDVSKFKGVAGDHEIQELASRIRVFKHEGSRALYSSIIQLS; from the exons ATGAACTTTTTGATGTTATTGATGCATGATATCGCTGAAAACTATTGGCGACTCcctgcattttttttttcaaagatgGAACAAAGAGATTGGAACGAGTTGCCCATTCACTGTCTCGTTGAGATTTTTGGGAGAGTCGGAGTTGAATCACTCGTAGACACTATTCCTTTAGTCTGCAAGTATTGGTATGATGCTACATTCTATCCTCAATGTTGGGAACAACTCATCTTTACTAAATCCCGCTGTTTACAAAGTTCCAAACCTCCGAAGCCGATATTGGAAATAGACGAGGATTCATGGTCAGATTTTTGTCTGATGAAGCCACTTGACTATACCAAGTATGCCGATGATTCAGTAGACAAGTTCCTTCAATTTGCAATCAAGCGTAGCCATGGACTTGTAACCACGATTGTGTTTCACCCTGAATCGGTTTTGAAAGCAGGTCAAATTGCATGGATAGCTCAAAG ATGTCCCTCTTTAAAGCAATTGGTTTTACCAAGCTATTTGAGCTATGTGATTAACTTTGAAGTGTCAAACTCTATCTGCAACTGCAAAAAATTAGAGGCTTTACAAATTGCATCTTTGATCGGATTGAAGAAAACCATTGCCAACATTAGTAAACACTGTCACAACTTCAATCATTTAAGTATTTATGTTCCATGGCTCGATGCAGATGTGGCTTTAGCCATAGCGTCCCAACTACCACACATTAAGACTCTAGATTTAAAGTATTCGGCCATTGAAAGGGACGATCTAATCGTGATCCTAAAAGGGTGCCAGGAACTTGAGCAACTCGATGTTAGCAAGTTTAAAGGTGTGGCTGGCGATCACGAGATACAGGAACTTGCAAGTCGTATTCGTGTATTTAAACATGAGGGATCTCGTGCCTTATATTCATCAATAATACAGTTGTCGTAA